A genome region from Alicyclobacillus acidocaldarius subsp. acidocaldarius DSM 446 includes the following:
- the mdh gene encoding malate dehydrogenase, translated as MLERKKISVIGAGFTGATTAFLLAAKELGDVVLLDIPSLENPTKGKALDMLEAMPVLGSDARVVGTSNYEDTAGSDLVIITAGLPRKPGMSRDDLVNTNANIVKSVTEQVVRHSPDACLIVLSNPVDAMTYVAYKTSGFPKQRVIGQAGVLDTARFNTFVAMELGVSVEDVHGFVLGVHGDDMVPLVRYANVGGVPLEKLLPKERIDAIVERTRNGGGEIVSLMGNASAYYAPAASLLQMAESILKDKRRVLPAIAYLEGEYGYRDLTLGVPTVLGKGGIERILELELLPEEKAALDKSAESVRRLISVLS; from the coding sequence ATGTTGGAGAGGAAGAAGATCTCGGTGATCGGCGCCGGATTCACGGGCGCCACCACAGCGTTTTTGCTGGCGGCCAAGGAGCTTGGAGACGTGGTCCTCTTGGACATCCCGTCGCTCGAGAATCCCACCAAAGGCAAGGCGCTCGACATGCTCGAGGCTATGCCTGTGCTCGGGAGCGACGCTCGCGTCGTGGGGACTTCCAATTACGAGGACACGGCCGGATCGGACCTCGTCATCATCACGGCAGGACTGCCGCGCAAGCCCGGGATGAGCCGGGACGATCTCGTCAATACGAACGCGAACATCGTGAAGTCGGTCACCGAGCAGGTGGTCCGGCACTCGCCGGACGCCTGTCTCATCGTCCTCTCCAACCCTGTGGACGCCATGACGTACGTGGCGTACAAGACGAGCGGATTTCCGAAGCAGCGCGTCATCGGTCAGGCCGGCGTGCTCGACACGGCCCGCTTCAACACGTTCGTGGCCATGGAGCTCGGCGTGTCGGTCGAAGACGTGCACGGCTTCGTCCTCGGCGTGCACGGCGACGACATGGTGCCGCTCGTCCGCTATGCGAACGTCGGCGGCGTGCCGCTCGAGAAGCTGCTCCCGAAGGAGCGGATTGACGCCATCGTCGAGCGCACCCGGAACGGTGGGGGCGAAATTGTCAGCCTGATGGGCAACGCGAGCGCGTATTACGCCCCGGCCGCATCGCTTCTGCAGATGGCGGAGTCCATCCTCAAGGATAAGCGGCGCGTGTTGCCCGCCATCGCGTATCTCGAAGGGGAGTACGGCTATCGAGATCTCACGCTCGGCGTTCCGACGGTGCTCGGCAAAGGCGGCATCGAGCGCATCCTGGAGCTGGAGCTTTTGCCGGAGGAAAAGGCGGCGCTCGACAAATCGGCCGAATCCGTGCGCAGGCTGATCTCCGTCCTCTCGTGA
- the icd gene encoding NADP-dependent isocitrate dehydrogenase, with protein MPTFERYQLPTEGEPITLVDGKLNVPDHPIIPFIEGDGTGPDIWRAAQRVFDAAVEKAYGGKRKIAWYEVYAGEKAYNMFGEWLPQDTLTALSEYIVSIKGPLTTPVGGGIRSLNVAVRQELDLYVCQRPVRYFQGVPSPVKHPELVDMVIFRENSEDIYAGIEWQAGTPEVKKVIEFLQKEMGVKKIRFPETSGIGVKPVSREGTERLVRAAIEYALRHKRKSVTLVHKGNIMKFTEGAFKNWGYELAEREFSDKVFTWAQYDRIKAEKGQEAADAAQKEAIEAGKLIVKDVIADAFLQQILTRPAEYDVIATLNLNGDYISDALAAQVGGIGIAPGANINYETGHAVFEATHGTAPKYAGLDKVNPGSVILSGVMMFEYMGWQEAADLITRAMEKTIAQKIVTYDFARLMEGATEVKCSEFGDHIIQNMG; from the coding sequence ATGCCGACGTTTGAGAGATATCAACTGCCAACGGAGGGCGAACCCATCACGTTGGTTGACGGGAAGTTGAACGTACCGGATCACCCAATTATTCCGTTTATCGAAGGAGACGGCACAGGACCGGACATCTGGCGCGCTGCGCAGCGGGTGTTCGACGCCGCCGTCGAGAAGGCCTACGGCGGAAAGCGCAAGATCGCCTGGTACGAGGTGTATGCGGGTGAGAAGGCGTACAACATGTTTGGCGAATGGCTGCCGCAGGATACGCTGACCGCGCTGTCGGAATATATCGTCAGCATCAAGGGTCCCTTGACCACACCGGTGGGAGGCGGCATCCGCTCGCTGAACGTGGCGGTTCGCCAGGAGTTGGACCTCTACGTCTGCCAGCGCCCCGTGCGTTACTTCCAGGGCGTTCCTTCGCCGGTGAAACATCCTGAACTCGTGGACATGGTGATCTTCCGCGAAAACTCGGAGGACATCTACGCCGGGATCGAGTGGCAGGCGGGTACGCCGGAGGTCAAGAAGGTCATCGAGTTTCTCCAGAAGGAGATGGGCGTCAAGAAGATCCGCTTCCCGGAGACGTCCGGCATCGGCGTGAAGCCCGTCTCGCGCGAGGGCACGGAGCGCTTGGTGCGCGCCGCGATTGAGTATGCCCTGCGCCACAAGCGCAAGAGCGTCACGCTCGTCCACAAGGGCAACATCATGAAGTTCACCGAGGGCGCGTTCAAGAACTGGGGCTACGAGCTGGCTGAGCGCGAGTTCTCGGACAAGGTATTCACCTGGGCGCAGTACGATCGCATCAAGGCCGAGAAGGGCCAGGAGGCTGCGGACGCGGCGCAGAAGGAGGCCATCGAGGCCGGGAAGCTCATCGTGAAGGACGTGATCGCCGACGCCTTCCTGCAGCAGATCCTGACGCGTCCGGCCGAGTACGACGTCATTGCGACGCTCAACCTGAATGGCGACTACATCTCGGACGCGCTCGCCGCACAGGTCGGCGGCATTGGCATTGCGCCAGGCGCCAACATTAACTATGAAACGGGGCACGCGGTCTTCGAGGCGACGCACGGCACGGCGCCCAAGTACGCGGGGCTCGACAAGGTGAACCCGGGCTCGGTGATTCTCTCGGGCGTCATGATGTTCGAGTACATGGGTTGGCAGGAGGCTGCCGATCTCATCACCCGCGCGATGGAGAAGACCATTGCGCAGAAGATCGTGACGTACGACTTCGCCCGCTTGATGGAGGGCGCGACCGAGGTGAAGTGCTCCGAGTTCGGCGATCACATCATTCAAAATATGGGCTGA
- a CDS encoding sensor histidine kinase, which translates to MFRRMYITVASLLIVSTGLLLVLVGLAVYHELTNDVARDAEQAMAEAVPAVERALTESVYRDGLGPPVRDDLGNTIFYYAVGPAAVAHSPHAPVPFSVVHGEAVLKHFVTFTYDNEPYRLYTVVVPDPTMAPALIQTSYQGSVDGLSARGLLATGALKAAVRGIAGSPALTPTRSTVVLYMYCLITQERSMLTHTLHLMEFIGGAGFLLAIAGDLVLARRLVQPAFQTWAAYQEAVLELSHELQTPIATASAMLANRDVPEEAANEIRRELDRASKMISDMLYLSKLRSGLVDDPPEPVAVSDLTLEIAERYQPIARAEGIELRGQAEEGLYVYTNQGEWERLVSTLLKNVIDHAKRPSTAVWSLYRQGQWVVLTVENDVAPTAGERPRAPERGVGLQIVERLVHRMRGRLRIDADEDRFFVELHVPLLRPH; encoded by the coding sequence ATGTTCCGCCGCATGTACATCACCGTGGCGAGCCTCCTCATCGTGAGCACGGGGCTTTTGCTCGTGCTCGTGGGACTCGCCGTGTACCACGAGCTGACGAACGACGTGGCCAGGGACGCGGAGCAGGCGATGGCCGAGGCCGTGCCGGCGGTCGAGCGGGCACTCACGGAGAGCGTGTATCGGGATGGCCTCGGTCCCCCCGTCCGGGACGATCTCGGCAACACTATCTTCTACTACGCCGTGGGACCGGCGGCCGTCGCCCATTCGCCGCACGCGCCCGTCCCGTTTTCGGTCGTGCACGGCGAGGCGGTGCTGAAACACTTCGTGACGTTCACGTATGACAACGAGCCGTATCGTCTGTACACCGTGGTCGTGCCGGATCCGACCATGGCGCCTGCCCTCATCCAGACGTCGTACCAAGGTTCGGTCGACGGGCTTTCGGCCCGAGGGCTGTTGGCCACGGGTGCCTTGAAGGCGGCGGTGCGCGGCATCGCGGGTTCGCCCGCCCTCACGCCGACGCGATCGACCGTGGTGCTCTACATGTACTGTCTCATCACGCAAGAGCGATCCATGCTCACGCACACGCTCCACCTCATGGAGTTCATCGGCGGCGCGGGATTTTTGCTTGCCATCGCGGGCGATCTCGTCCTGGCGCGGCGGCTCGTCCAGCCCGCCTTTCAGACCTGGGCGGCGTACCAGGAGGCGGTGCTGGAGTTGTCCCACGAGCTACAGACGCCCATCGCCACCGCCAGCGCGATGCTCGCCAACCGCGACGTGCCCGAAGAGGCGGCGAACGAGATCCGGCGCGAGCTGGACCGAGCATCGAAGATGATCTCGGACATGCTCTACCTCTCGAAGCTGCGCTCGGGCTTGGTCGACGATCCGCCCGAACCCGTGGCGGTGTCGGATCTCACGCTCGAAATTGCTGAGCGGTATCAGCCCATCGCGCGCGCGGAGGGCATCGAGCTTCGCGGGCAGGCCGAAGAGGGGCTCTACGTGTACACCAATCAGGGCGAGTGGGAGCGGCTGGTGAGCACGCTGCTCAAAAACGTGATCGATCACGCCAAGCGCCCGTCGACCGCCGTCTGGTCCTTGTATCGACAGGGCCAGTGGGTCGTGCTCACGGTCGAGAACGACGTGGCGCCGACGGCCGGGGAAAGACCCCGCGCGCCGGAGCGCGGCGTCGGCCTGCAGATTGTCGAACGCCTGGTCCACCGAATGCGCGGGCGTTTGCGGATTGACGCGGATGAAGATCGATTTTTTGTCGAGTTGCACGTGCCGCTTTTGCGCCCTCATTGA
- a CDS encoding response regulator transcription factor, which yields MRLLVVEDEATLRRELVQLFQQRGYTVDAVDTVFAAVEHGMSGAYDCIVLDYMLPDGDGIEALTQLREAGCTTPILMLTVKNDPKDRVLGLNKGADDYLGKPFHPDELLARVGALVRRSPALTDDEVLEHGRAKLHTRSRSLEYDGRTLELTSKEFALMEALFRHKHQVMTRDQLIAKVWGPDAEVADSALDTYIYFLRRKCSNIGWKNAIVTVRGRGYALQPEGE from the coding sequence ATGCGGCTTTTGGTGGTGGAGGACGAGGCGACGCTCCGGCGAGAGCTGGTCCAACTGTTTCAACAGCGTGGCTACACCGTGGACGCCGTGGACACGGTGTTCGCGGCGGTGGAGCACGGCATGAGCGGCGCGTACGACTGCATCGTGCTCGATTACATGCTGCCCGACGGGGACGGGATCGAGGCCCTGACGCAGCTTCGCGAGGCGGGGTGCACCACGCCCATCCTCATGCTCACGGTGAAGAACGATCCGAAAGACCGCGTGCTCGGGCTGAACAAGGGCGCGGACGACTACCTGGGCAAGCCGTTTCATCCCGACGAGCTCCTCGCCCGGGTGGGGGCGCTCGTCCGGCGCTCGCCCGCGCTCACCGACGACGAGGTGCTCGAGCACGGGCGCGCCAAACTGCACACGCGTTCGCGCAGCCTCGAGTACGACGGTCGAACCCTGGAACTCACGAGCAAGGAGTTCGCCCTGATGGAGGCGCTCTTCCGCCACAAGCACCAGGTCATGACCCGCGATCAGCTGATCGCGAAGGTCTGGGGTCCGGACGCGGAAGTGGCGGACAGCGCGCTCGACACCTACATCTACTTCCTGCGAAGGAAGTGCTCCAACATCGGCTGGAAAAACGCCATCGTCACGGTGCGCGGCCGGGGCTATGCGCTGCAGCCGGAGGGCGAGTGA
- the trpS gene encoding tryptophan--tRNA ligase has product MKRVLSGIQPSGTLTIGNYLGAIRNFVKLQDEADCLFCVVDMHAITVPQDPEALRHNTRAVAALYLASGIDPEKATVFVQSHVPQHAELGWILQCFTYHGELERMTQFKDKSSRHEVVTAGLFTYPVLMAADILLYNAHLVPVGEDQKQHLELTRDVAGRFNRRFGDTFVVPEPYIPEIGGRIMSLENPEKKMSKSDESANAYISMLDDPDTIRRKIGRAVTDSEREVRFDPERKPAVSNLMTIYALCADVSLEDVERRFGGQGYGPFKKELAEVVIERLAPIQARYQEVMASSELDDVLRKGAERARELAAATLRDVQRKVGFLQV; this is encoded by the coding sequence ATGAAACGCGTGTTGTCGGGCATTCAGCCATCCGGCACCCTGACCATCGGCAATTACCTCGGCGCGATTCGCAACTTCGTCAAGTTGCAGGACGAGGCGGATTGTCTGTTCTGCGTGGTGGACATGCACGCCATCACGGTGCCGCAGGACCCGGAGGCACTCCGCCACAACACTCGAGCGGTGGCGGCGTTGTACCTGGCGTCGGGCATTGACCCTGAGAAGGCGACGGTGTTTGTCCAGTCGCACGTTCCCCAGCACGCCGAGCTCGGGTGGATCCTGCAGTGCTTCACCTACCATGGCGAGCTCGAGCGCATGACACAATTCAAGGACAAGTCGAGTCGCCACGAGGTGGTCACGGCGGGGCTGTTCACCTATCCCGTGCTGATGGCCGCGGACATTCTGCTCTACAACGCGCATCTCGTGCCGGTCGGCGAGGATCAGAAGCAGCACCTCGAACTCACGCGCGACGTCGCGGGTCGATTCAATCGGCGGTTCGGGGACACGTTCGTCGTGCCTGAACCCTATATCCCGGAGATTGGCGGGCGCATCATGAGCCTCGAAAATCCGGAGAAGAAGATGAGCAAGAGCGACGAAAGCGCGAACGCCTACATCTCCATGCTGGACGATCCGGACACCATACGTAGAAAAATCGGCCGCGCGGTGACCGACTCGGAGCGAGAGGTCCGCTTTGATCCGGAGAGGAAACCCGCCGTCAGCAACCTGATGACGATTTACGCGCTCTGTGCCGACGTGTCGCTCGAGGACGTCGAGCGGAGATTCGGGGGCCAGGGCTACGGGCCGTTTAAGAAGGAGCTGGCCGAGGTCGTGATCGAGCGCTTGGCGCCCATTCAGGCTCGCTACCAGGAGGTCATGGCGTCGAGCGAGCTCGACGACGTGCTGCGCAAAGGGGCGGAACGGGCGCGGGAACTTGCCGCGGCCACGCTCCGGGATGTGCAGCGCAAGGTCGGCTTTCTGCAGGTCTGA
- a CDS encoding acetyl-CoA carboxylase carboxyltransferase subunit alpha, which yields MANELDFERPIAELKAKIAELKAFMEKNEIDLQGEVDKLEERLKELTETTYANLTPWQRVQLARQIGRPTTLDYIRGLCDEFVELHGDRHFADDLTIVGGVGLISGQPVTVIGHQKGRDTKENIRRNFGMANPEGYRKALRLMKQAEKFGRPVVFFIDTPGAYAGMSAEERGQSVAIAENLLAMAGLRVPTLSIVTGEGGSGGALGLGITDRIYMLDYAWYCVIAPESAAAILWKDAKLGPKAAEVMRLTAKDLLDLGVIDRIIEEPMGGAQKDPEWMVRKVREVVIEGLRELLSVPIDELLEARYHKYRQMGTYVERP from the coding sequence ATGGCGAATGAGTTGGACTTCGAGCGGCCCATCGCCGAGCTGAAGGCGAAGATCGCCGAGCTCAAGGCGTTCATGGAGAAGAACGAGATCGACCTTCAGGGCGAGGTCGACAAGCTGGAGGAGCGGCTGAAAGAGCTCACGGAGACCACGTACGCGAATCTCACGCCGTGGCAGCGCGTCCAACTCGCCCGCCAAATTGGGCGGCCCACCACGCTCGATTACATCCGCGGGCTGTGCGACGAGTTCGTGGAGCTGCACGGCGACCGTCACTTCGCGGACGATCTTACCATCGTCGGCGGCGTCGGGCTCATCTCCGGTCAGCCCGTGACCGTCATCGGCCATCAGAAGGGGCGGGACACGAAGGAGAACATCCGCCGCAACTTCGGCATGGCGAATCCGGAGGGCTATCGGAAGGCGCTTCGGCTGATGAAGCAGGCGGAGAAGTTCGGCCGGCCCGTGGTCTTCTTCATCGACACGCCGGGCGCCTACGCGGGCATGTCGGCCGAGGAGCGGGGGCAGAGCGTGGCCATCGCGGAGAACCTTCTCGCCATGGCCGGCCTGCGCGTGCCGACGCTGTCCATCGTCACCGGCGAGGGCGGGAGCGGCGGCGCGCTCGGACTCGGGATCACCGATCGGATTTACATGCTCGACTACGCGTGGTACTGCGTCATCGCGCCGGAGTCGGCGGCCGCCATCCTGTGGAAGGACGCGAAGCTCGGGCCGAAGGCGGCCGAGGTCATGCGGCTCACGGCCAAGGATCTGCTCGATCTCGGCGTGATCGACCGCATCATCGAGGAGCCGATGGGCGGCGCGCAGAAGGACCCGGAGTGGATGGTGCGAAAGGTGCGGGAGGTCGTGATCGAGGGGTTGCGCGAGCTTTTGTCCGTGCCTATTGATGAACTGCTCGAGGCGCGATACCATAAGTATCGGCAAATGGGAACCTACGTCGAACGGCCGTGA
- the accD gene encoding acetyl-CoA carboxylase, carboxyltransferase subunit beta produces MLKDLFNRRRQYVTVGTGEEAPEARPARPAVERDVPKGLVQKCDGCGALLLAKELQKHLYTCPECNHHFRIGARTRIEITVDEGTFREIDARLTSTNPLGFPQYEEKLEAAMRATGLLEGVVTGEAELDGVPILIGAMDPGFMMGSMGSAVGERIARAMERAAESKRPLVLFTASGGARMQEGILSLMQMAKTSVALRRMAEARVLFISVITHPTTGGVSASFASLGDVIVAEPGAMFGFAGRRVVEQTMRQSLPDDFQTAEFNLKHGMIDKVVHRKQMRQTLGALVRIHTARGWAHGE; encoded by the coding sequence GTGTTAAAAGATCTGTTCAACCGACGGCGCCAATACGTCACGGTGGGGACGGGCGAGGAGGCGCCTGAGGCGCGGCCGGCAAGGCCTGCAGTGGAGCGGGATGTGCCGAAGGGCCTCGTGCAAAAGTGCGACGGGTGCGGCGCCCTGCTTTTGGCGAAGGAATTGCAGAAGCATCTGTACACGTGCCCGGAGTGCAATCACCACTTTCGCATTGGGGCGCGCACGCGCATCGAGATCACGGTCGACGAGGGGACGTTCCGCGAGATTGACGCTCGGTTGACCTCGACGAATCCGCTCGGCTTTCCTCAATACGAGGAGAAGCTGGAGGCCGCCATGCGCGCCACCGGCCTTCTCGAGGGCGTGGTGACGGGCGAGGCCGAGCTCGACGGCGTGCCCATCCTCATCGGTGCAATGGATCCGGGATTCATGATGGGCAGCATGGGATCCGCGGTAGGCGAACGCATCGCGCGGGCGATGGAGCGAGCGGCGGAGAGCAAGCGCCCGCTTGTTTTGTTCACGGCGTCTGGCGGCGCGCGGATGCAGGAGGGCATTCTGTCCCTCATGCAGATGGCCAAGACCAGCGTGGCGCTCCGGCGAATGGCGGAGGCGCGGGTGCTGTTCATCTCGGTCATCACGCATCCCACCACGGGCGGCGTGAGCGCGAGCTTCGCGAGCCTCGGCGACGTCATTGTCGCGGAGCCGGGCGCCATGTTTGGGTTCGCGGGCCGGCGCGTCGTGGAACAGACCATGAGGCAGAGTCTGCCTGACGATTTCCAGACGGCGGAGTTCAACCTGAAGCACGGCATGATCGACAAGGTCGTGCACCGAAAGCAGATGCGCCAGACGCTGGGGGCGCTGGTGCGCATTCACACTGCTCGGGGGTGGGCGCATGGCGAATGA
- the dnaE gene encoding DNA polymerase III subunit alpha: MSTVDFVHLHVHSAFSFRESLLRVEDIVRAAKACEMPAVAITDTNAMYGALSFYRLARAEGISPILGMQVSLAVGEEEAAPGRAAEWLDTVVVLAMGMEGYRRLTRLATSARWKRPVPHVTLRELAESSDGLVVLCGGPESRLFDFLARGEAEAAERRLLQVAGAVPVGQLFVEVQDHGLRREREGLPSLIQLAKRYDVPLVATHDVRYLAREDASWHRAYAQLARADAAERFATDEFHFATKAEMADRFANLPEALGRTAEIAEMCALDLPLHQVRMPRYATKDGRPADEVLREAARAGAARRYGALSPEVEERLERELDVICRMGYADYFLVVADFIRHAHQQGISTGPGRGSAAGSLVAYALRITDVDPIRHKLLFERFLNPARVSLPDIDTDFEFERRGEVIRYVIEKYGRDRVAQIGTFGTLQARAALRDAGRMTGADPALVDRLAKLVPGVVHASLDGAYQESAAFRELVDGSPDARRLFEAAKRIEDLPHHTSIHAAGVIISPEPIADWIPLDLAADDTPVTAYPMEDVEALGFVKMDFLGLKTLTLIDRCLDSIRKRTGVTIDWRQVDEGDKATYALLTRADTNGVFQLESAGMRRVLRELRPTSLDDVIAVISLNRPGPMENIPAFCDAKHGRRPVTYPHPDLEPILADTYGVIVYQEQIMQIASRMAGFSLAEADLLRRAVSKKKREILDEERARFVDGCVRRGYSEETAREVYDLIVRFADYGFNRSHAAAYAVLAFRTAYLRAHFLPDFLAALLTLSMGAPDKIRLYEQDARRHGIQVRPPSVLRSERGYTVEEDGSLRAGLISIRNVGEAAVDHILSLRSEKPFASLVDFLRRIEPRIVNRKALDSLFAAGALDEFFPENASRDVRRQMYEEALLRAEESRQWAALDLFVEAEAKSASEASGGASATSAKRLYIRYRSRGGAQVLREIQRLLAMSPGETEVALYDASTGRARLLGSRYRVEVTQDLVAALEERVGLGNVRLK; this comes from the coding sequence GTGAGCACGGTGGACTTTGTGCACCTGCACGTGCATTCCGCGTTTTCGTTTCGCGAGAGCCTGTTGCGCGTGGAGGACATCGTACGGGCCGCCAAGGCCTGCGAGATGCCGGCCGTGGCCATCACGGACACCAACGCGATGTACGGCGCGCTCAGCTTCTACCGCCTCGCGCGCGCGGAAGGGATTTCCCCCATCCTCGGCATGCAGGTGTCGCTCGCCGTCGGCGAGGAGGAGGCCGCGCCCGGGCGGGCGGCCGAATGGCTCGATACCGTGGTGGTGCTCGCGATGGGCATGGAGGGGTATCGCCGGCTCACGCGGCTCGCGACGAGCGCGCGCTGGAAGCGGCCGGTGCCGCACGTGACCCTCCGCGAACTCGCCGAGAGTTCGGATGGGCTGGTGGTGCTCTGTGGCGGGCCGGAGTCGCGCCTGTTTGACTTCCTCGCCCGGGGCGAGGCGGAGGCGGCCGAGCGGCGGCTTTTGCAGGTGGCAGGCGCCGTGCCCGTGGGCCAGTTGTTCGTCGAAGTGCAGGATCACGGCCTTCGGCGGGAGCGCGAGGGGCTGCCTTCGCTCATTCAGTTGGCCAAGCGTTATGATGTGCCGCTTGTGGCGACGCACGATGTCCGCTATCTCGCGCGTGAGGACGCGTCGTGGCATCGCGCGTACGCGCAGCTCGCGCGGGCCGATGCAGCCGAGCGGTTCGCGACGGACGAGTTTCACTTCGCGACGAAGGCGGAGATGGCGGACCGGTTTGCCAACTTGCCGGAGGCCCTCGGGCGGACGGCCGAGATCGCGGAGATGTGCGCGCTCGACCTGCCGCTTCATCAGGTGCGGATGCCGCGCTACGCGACGAAGGACGGCCGGCCGGCGGACGAGGTGCTGCGCGAGGCTGCGCGCGCGGGCGCCGCGAGGCGGTACGGCGCGCTCTCGCCCGAGGTGGAGGAGCGGCTCGAGCGCGAGCTCGACGTCATCTGCCGCATGGGGTACGCCGATTACTTTCTCGTGGTGGCGGACTTCATTCGGCACGCGCACCAACAGGGCATTTCCACGGGCCCGGGCCGCGGATCGGCGGCGGGCAGCCTGGTCGCGTACGCGCTTCGCATCACGGATGTGGATCCCATTCGGCACAAGCTTCTGTTCGAGCGGTTCCTGAACCCCGCGCGCGTGTCGCTGCCGGACATCGACACGGACTTCGAGTTCGAGCGGCGCGGCGAGGTCATCCGCTACGTGATCGAGAAGTACGGGCGCGATCGCGTCGCTCAGATCGGCACGTTTGGCACGCTGCAGGCCCGGGCGGCCTTGCGGGACGCGGGCCGCATGACGGGGGCGGATCCGGCGCTCGTCGACCGCTTGGCGAAGCTCGTGCCGGGCGTGGTGCACGCGTCGCTCGACGGCGCGTATCAGGAGTCCGCGGCGTTCCGGGAGCTCGTCGACGGCAGTCCGGACGCCAGGCGGCTGTTTGAGGCGGCCAAGCGGATTGAGGATCTGCCGCACCACACGTCCATTCACGCGGCGGGCGTCATCATCTCGCCCGAGCCTATCGCGGACTGGATTCCGCTCGATCTCGCCGCGGACGACACGCCGGTCACGGCGTATCCCATGGAGGATGTCGAGGCGCTCGGGTTCGTCAAGATGGATTTTCTCGGCCTCAAGACGCTGACGCTCATCGATCGCTGCCTCGACTCGATTCGCAAACGCACGGGCGTGACCATCGATTGGCGGCAGGTGGACGAGGGCGACAAGGCCACGTACGCCCTGTTGACCCGCGCCGACACGAACGGCGTCTTTCAGCTGGAGTCGGCCGGCATGCGGCGCGTGCTGCGGGAGCTTCGCCCCACCAGCTTGGACGACGTGATCGCCGTCATCTCGCTCAACCGCCCGGGGCCGATGGAGAACATCCCCGCCTTCTGCGACGCGAAACATGGACGGCGCCCCGTCACGTATCCGCATCCGGATCTCGAGCCCATTCTGGCGGACACCTACGGGGTCATCGTGTATCAGGAGCAAATCATGCAGATTGCGAGCCGGATGGCGGGGTTTTCCCTGGCCGAGGCGGATCTGTTGCGGCGGGCCGTGTCAAAGAAGAAGCGCGAGATCCTGGACGAGGAGCGCGCTCGCTTTGTCGACGGGTGCGTGCGGCGCGGGTACAGCGAGGAGACGGCGCGCGAGGTGTATGATCTCATCGTGCGCTTCGCGGATTACGGGTTCAATCGCTCGCACGCGGCGGCGTACGCGGTGCTCGCGTTTCGAACTGCGTATCTGCGGGCGCACTTTCTGCCGGATTTTTTGGCGGCGCTCCTCACGCTCTCGATGGGGGCACCGGACAAGATTCGGCTGTACGAGCAGGACGCGAGGCGCCACGGCATCCAGGTGAGGCCCCCGTCTGTCCTGCGGAGCGAGCGGGGGTACACCGTGGAAGAGGACGGGAGCCTGCGCGCGGGCCTCATCTCCATTCGAAACGTCGGGGAGGCGGCGGTCGATCACATCCTGTCCCTAAGGTCCGAGAAGCCGTTTGCGTCTCTGGTCGATTTCCTGCGGCGCATCGAGCCCCGCATCGTCAATCGCAAGGCGCTCGACAGCCTCTTTGCGGCGGGGGCGCTCGACGAGTTTTTCCCGGAGAACGCCTCGCGGGACGTGCGCCGCCAGATGTACGAGGAGGCGCTGTTGCGCGCGGAGGAGAGCCGGCAGTGGGCGGCGCTCGACCTGTTCGTCGAGGCGGAGGCGAAGAGCGCTTCCGAGGCAAGCGGGGGTGCGTCGGCCACATCCGCCAAGCGCCTGTACATCCGGTACCGCAGCCGGGGCGGCGCACAGGTGTTGCGCGAGATCCAGCGACTGCTCGCGATGTCTCCCGGGGAGACGGAGGTCGCGCTCTACGACGCCTCCACGGGGCGGGCGCGGCTGCTCGGCTCGCGCTATCGCGTGGAGGTGACGCAGGATTTGGTGGCCGCGCTCGAAGAGCGCGTGGGGCTTGGCAACGTTCGGCTGAAGTGA